The Ipomoea triloba cultivar NCNSP0323 chromosome 4, ASM357664v1 DNA segment AATTCATCTCCGAGAAGTACTGTGTAGCAGACTCCACTTCATCCAGATTGAACATAAAGCTCTCGAGCACTTCCTGGGAGAGAGCGCTTCCACTTTGGTCCTTCGCAAGAGGATCCCATCCATTGGAATACTCGAGACTGATAAGAGGAGACGTGCTCCTTCTGCATAGCACCTTGGGCTGATCAGTACTAACTCTACTCTCAGAAATATCAATAGTATTTCCAATCTGTTGTTTCCTACGACGGTACCATGAAAATGTGAACAGCCCAGCCACTGTCAATATAACAAACAGCCCAATAATCCCGACAACAGCAGCTGCTTGTGGTTTTCTGTTCTGATTCAACTGATGAGGGATGTTGGCAGATTCCGGGATATCTTTAGTTGGAAGATGATTTGAGCCTTGCCCAAATGGTTCTGGTTTGGTGGGGTTTAAAGAAGAATCACTGCAGAGCGCCAAAGAGGGAAAACCAGTTCCACATAGACCGGGGTTATTCTCATACCGGAATCCCTCATTCAGTCTCTTCAGACCTTCAATCCAATCACAAATAtccaaacaaaagaaaacagaaaacgaAAGTTAGGCACACAGTTCACTCAAACAACATTGATTAGGCATGCCATATGAGTTTAACCATGTCAACTACACTGAGAAGAGAAACAAATTACCGAGAGGAACATTGCCAGAGAGGGTGTTATTTCTCAGATCAAGAATTTCTAACTTGGGGGCTTCAGAAAGTTTAACTGGGATTGAACCAAATAGGTGGTTAAAGCTCAAGTCCAGCCTTGTCAGCAGTGTCAAGCCTCCCAAACTTGCAGGAATTGCCCCTCTTAACTGATTGGACTGAAGAGCAAGAACAGTAAGGTTTTTAAGAGACCCAAGCTTATTAGGTATGTTCCCATCAAGCCTGTTGTAACAGAGTTGCAAAACTGCAACCAAATAGTATACAGGTTAAAGTTCAGTTATAATGTTGAACTCAGTGGCTGAAAAATGCAGACATGGTATGAACTATGAAGTGCATGATAATCCACAAAAACTATTGTTGTGTATGTCTCATATGCACCGGAAGATGATAGGTGTTAGACAGAACAACGTAAATCTTGTCTTCTTTACTTTCTACCATTGTTTTCTCATCATGTTCTCATTTACCTCAACAACTATAATCAAAGGTTGAAACTTTATTGGTATAACTCATTGTAGAAAAGACAACCTCAGTTATGCaagtagaaaaaataaaattaagaatgtGAAGCTTCAAAAAAGAATCTTTTAGGACCAACTATTGGCCTGTAGCAACTGGAAACTACTTAAACCCATTAGTCATTACCCTTCTTAACAGCATTATCTCTTTTGGGTTCTTAAATCTCTTCCAATTTTGGGTTAAGACACAAAGTCcctcacaaaaaaataaaaatatctaaaaGAGGAATGAATGAGCACAGAGAAACAAGAAAATCTGATATTCTACATTATCAGGATATGCATATATACAGCCACAGATCCAATGATAAGGTTTTCAAATTGCAAGAAATTGCCAAGACTGCAACTTTTCGGCCTATTTGTGCCAATAATTgaagttaataaataaattttgaaaaaaaaaaaaaaaaaaaaaaggaaaaaagaaacaaacctTGAAGATTTGGCATGTTGCCTATCTCAGAAGGAATGAAACCAGAGAGGTCATTCATATTGAGATACAAATCTGAGAGCTGAGTGAGTAAAGCAATCTCCTTGGGTATAATCCCATGAAGGTTATTGAAATGAAGGTACAACCCAGATAAGGCACTCAGCTGGCCAATCTCAGGTGGTATTTTCCCATAAAGCCCTTTACCCTGCAAGGAGATATTGACCACCTGGCCAAGCTCATTGCAAGCAATGCCTTCAAATGAACATGGGTCAGTGACATTGGGTGACCAAGAAGAGAGAACAAGATTTCCAGGGTCTAAGGAGGCCTTGATAGCCATGAGGAGGGAGACAGTAGTACTGGCATTGCTGGTTTCTGAGAGAGAAAGGCCTAATAGTTGTGTGGAGAGGAACAAGAAGATGAGAGAGATGGAAGAAGCCATTTTTGTTTGGGTTTTCAAGAAAATAGAGCTGGTTTTTCCTGTAAAACGTGGGATTCTTCTGAGGGGTTGATTCAAAATGGCATTGTGGAGTATTTACAAGCTCCTAGGGGAAAGAGAGGTAGGCCAGAGGGTGAGGGTAGGAGATGACTGATATGTGTGGAGTAAGCAGCGGGGGAACCTCTGACAAACAAGGACTAACTTGTTCATATTATTGTTTTCTTGATAATCAAAGTGTTATGAGTTTAATTCTTACGGTGAGTTGTTTAGCAGTTCTCTTAGTtcgaaatgatttgagtaacaTAGAATGATTTATGTGTTTGTGATTCTTTATCGATCAGGATTACAATGTGAGGTACACTCTCAAATAATGATTTGAAATTTCCTcactactaaaaaaaataacttttttccTATGGTATCCAATATCTCCATTATCAACGTGTGACTAATTCGAATTTGAAAATCTAGTCCAAAACTATCTAAGACATGTACTATAGTCTATCATTCAGCATAAATTTGATTATCTAGTTCATAGTAAGAGTAGCTTGTTGACCTTCTTAATTATAACCGATATGATCAGTAATAGACAACTTATTTTATCTTATTGTGGTCCTTTACTAGTTAGGGTCAATATATATTCTCCAATAATGCCAGCAAGTTTTTCAAgtcacaaaagaaaaaaaaaattatattacccACAAAATGCGAAATTCTTCATCCCGGGAAGCCTACGTCCAGATTCCAGGCTCAACAAAATTTGTGAAATTGACAAATCAAAGTGGCTAATCAGCCAATTTAGTGATAGGATCAGTATCTAAtaagaaaaatgttatattaATAATTCATTTACTAACTTTTATAAATTGCTGGATTAATTTGGATAAAAATTCACAGTTCAAgttttttttacctttttagCTACTGGGAATGCCGGTATCAGGTTACAGGCAACAAGACACATGAAAAGACAGACCCAAGTCTACTTTTGTAGTtgtctttgtttttgttattcatAATAAGTTTGACTATGCCAGATTTTCTCTGTTAATTAAGTAAAAATCAAAGTGTAATCAAGTCCAAGAAGTAAAAACTATAATTCAGTTCAGAGACTCCATAGCTATCTGTGTATATTTCATGATAAAGAAACTTGACGGCTCAAACTTCTATGAAGGGTTCTTGGCCTttaagcataataataataataatgaaataaaataagttgcttttaataaaataaagaaaatattattgaatCCGAATGCTTTTGTGTGTTTGGGTATGTAAGAAAATGGGAAGTGGTTCTTTTAAAACTGCAGTCTGATGAAGTGCAGTCAGCAGTGGCATCAATGCTGTATCGTACTATACGGAGTAGTTTATATAATGTGCCTTTTTCAAACAAATGACGTGAAACGGTTAGAACGGTGGTAATAAAAAGAGTAATATTATACAGAGTAATATTCTTAATTTGTTttgaatgacaaaaaaaaaataaaaaattgtacttCGTAGTTAATTATGCCCAGAAAATTGTGGTTATTCATGAATTCtttcccacaaagagagctcacttgccacttgagttaCCCCATTGAGTTAGGGCATCCTCAATAGTGGtgattttttgtggtttttattAAAGTGTCAACTAGGAGAtagatgagaaaaaaaaaaggtatgaaCGCGAAAGAAAAAAACAAGGGCAACGACGCACTAAGTTGGGCACTAGTGTGCGCGAAACGCGCAGTAGTGCGTTGCCCCTCCTCTTTCCCTATGCTGCATACCCATAAAAAATCAAGTGTTTGCAAGGTACCCCAAatattctctctcctctctctctctctcttcttcacATAAGCAATGTTTACCTCAAAAATCACTAATGTGGATACTCCTATAACTCACAAATCATACAAATAAATTAGAGTAGGAAGATTCTGTACAACGAACTTgaccacaattttttttactttatttttattctttaattaagtcgcatgttttgttttgttttttcttttaaagagtggatcatatattttattattattttttacttcaatCAATAAAATCAAGGTATAAGACTGGAGTTTCATGAAGCTTAACGTAATTGTTCATCTCTTAATTTAAAAGTCATGACTAGAGGTCGGACTATTCCAAGAATACatgtgtatcattttttgtaacaaaattgAAAGTGTGTAAACATTATAATCATACCACTTTTTTTTGTCTAATCAGAAATTTTAAAACTAATCAACTAATTAAACACCAAAATTTCCCCAACACACCCTTAGTCTTATTAAAactaattgatttttatattacaagattattttttatttttttatttttggtatacAATCATACCaagattatttttttatattaaaacaaatatttttacgCTTAGtattgtagaaaaaaaaaaaagctttctttttaacaaaatataaaaatagaaatcGTGACAGTACCACATGaatagtaatattaaaaaaaaaaaaaaaagaggattatttatttatttatttatttatttttttgaaaacaggattatttagtttttgaaatttgaaattctgTGGTTGGTGTCGACAGTGTTAATGTTGCATCGTACAATtcaaaaattagaataaataatgAGATTCGGCTTCTTCTAGGCTTTTGTTTTGCAATTTGATTTTGTCTCTTAATCAGGGACCATAATGTTGCAACCTGTGATCAAAAGGTAATTAATAGAACCTAGCAACTAGTTTATAGAGGTTAAATATCCCATTTTAAATGTTGGGATtccaaataaattttgatttttcttcataactttaattttttaaatgactGAGGAAATCAATAGTCACTATCTAAAAGTATGAATTAGATAAATATTGCTCAACTGTTGTGCGGCCACCTTGACCAAAACGGTATTAGTAATAATCGAACATGTGacattaaaattttcgtcatATATCATGACCAATTTTAATTTGTCgtagaagaagaaattaaaatagaaaccgacccttaaaaaaatacaatgatatGAAACCAATGGCTACATAAACTATGACATAATCATGATAACAAGGTCATCAAACAATTCAACAAGAATTACaagggatttaaaaaaaaaaaacacataaagcCCTAGATTAGACACCTCAAATCAAGGCTAAACGTCGCCTATTTTCCTCCCTATATATGGACGTGCCTAATTGAACAAGctcaaatttttttatcattaagaatatatatttcatgttaGTGGatagtaaaaagtaaaaataaatatcgTATTGGTCTGTAATCTTGTTCCAGAAAGCtcttttaatacatatatcaatATAACCTATTCATAACATTTGAATATCAATATgttattttaactaaaaaagtCAATTTTGTTTTCACTTGTATTATACATTGTTGGTTAGATTATATTGAGTTAGAAACCAAAAAcccaattaaaattcaaaaaaggtTTGGGAAAGGTAACAATTAAGTCTATTTTAACCCAAACATTCCCAAAACAAGATTAGGGTGTTTGTGGGATGGATTTGCAAGTTTAATGTAGGAACAAATGAACATAATTAGTAGAGAGGACGAGGTTAGGTTATATGTTTGGTGGTGGACTCACATGCTATTGTTTTGTAGTGGTGACACAAAGGGGAGAGACATGTAGGAGTAGCCCTTTACTGTTTTGGGTGTGATCAATCAACATATTCCATCTTTTTCCCAATGCTTTATGGTAAAACATAACAATGGAAAGGCACAAAAAAAGTTGGATAAAGGTGGATGTGTGTGATTGGGTCTAAAATGGTGAAATTTTGCAACCCCATATCGCACCTTTTCGAATCCAACTTCATTTTCACTTAGCTTTTGAGTTGGAATTCTCATGTCCATCTTGTTAGGAAATAAATTGTTGATCGAACTAATTGAAACACGTGTTCAATCTTAACTAAATgtctaagctaatagttggattacatatttatgtttatatattatttgttcaaCAAACCTACCCAACGTGTGTGCCAAGGTAGGCAATAGCATGCAAAGCGATTAATGTGAACGATTTGGACCACTATCGTCGGATGTTTGATGTTACGAGAATAATAGTGGTCGATGAGAGCAGTGTCATAGGCTATCTAACATCACAATAATCAAAGATGGTTTTGTGAGTTCTTAAGAACAAAGTACAAAATCTTACTTCAACACCTCATCTCATCCACCTGAGTGCTCAATCAAGCACAGCGTAATGTGAGCAAGTAATACATACTCAATCACGACTTCATCATGTCTAAACTCCGATTAATCAAATAGCTTGGCTCGATCCATAAACTTTGAATATAAGTGTTAAGTGCATCAATTTCTTACCCGCCCTAACTCTTGTCACTAAGCTAGTTTGGCAAACAAAACAACCaaactcacaagtcacaatgTCTTGGACTCTAGTTCCATTAGTGCTCCGTTTTTTACTCTATAAGATTTTAAATGTCTATGATGAGAACAGAATTGTATATGAAATTGAATAAGTAAAAACGTAACTCTTTTGAATTTCAACAGAGAACAATGATAACAATCAACCATTTTACATTATCAACAAATTCAACTCAACCGTAATGAATAATATTGTGAAGGAACAATTAATTTACGAACAATTAACCTATTCTCACACGTGTTAGTGTGTTAcctaattcaaatttaattaactcAAGAATTGTTAACCATTGTGCAATGGTTAgaataaaatcaaagaaaaagaaaaagttgtcCTTTATTAGAAGAGTAGGTAAGAACAAGAGTGCATGGGAGAGGTTGGATACTCCTAGGGCAGGCGGCCACctcataattaaaaaaacagcTGGTGAATACCTTGCATGTTCCTCATCATCAATCATCATAGCTAGGTTTCCTTTCACAAATGTTGCAATTTGCATCTCATACTTATTGCACtggaatttttattattattttttccaaaTCCCTAGTTAAGAATTTTGTTTGGAACAAGGTAACCTCACTTTTAATCTCTGATGTGGCAATTGATGATTAGTTATCTTTATACTGTGTGTgccaatgaaaatattttgtgagaGAGAATAAAAGTTCggagtagaatttgggagtagTAGTATTTTCCAAACAACAAATGGCGTAGATTGAATTGTCAAAAATAATGTTGTCTTGTCCCTTAGTCTGCATGTGTTTAATGTAGCTCCAAATGGATAGAAAACATTACTTTTTACTGTTCTTATTGATGTAAAAATGGGCAAGATTTACAGAATGGTATATGGGTTGGTTAGTTTTGGGCCCATATTATGCAGACCATATCTcttaatattttgtttagtaATAGTACCAATTTAGTATCTTACAAAGCCCAAGTTCTTTATTGATCTGGCCCAATTCATAAATGCCAAAAGAACTATCCCAAATCACTCAATCGTTATACCGTAGACCAAGGTCCACAGTGCGCTGTGGACTCTAGTccgaaacgacatcgttttgatgttagtggacgcgtaCGCAAATGACTTCATGGAattcattatctagaatacacgtACAGAAAGATTTtagtgaatacacataatattgacacaactacacagaactcatcatcctaacattcgaatacacaaaacacgtcacaacctaggtttaagtacccctaacatgaatacacataatcgtagtctacaatacacagaatgcgtTCAAAATatacacagaatatgaaaaCGCCAATTACACAAACACAACACCCTTGTATTTAAGTatcactaacatgaatacacaaaatccttgtctagaatacacagaatgacttgagggaatacacagaatattgatacaactacacagaaatcatgctcctaacattcgaatacacaaaacacgctacaacctatgtttaagtacccctaacatgaatacacagaatgtcttcaaagaatacacagaatattaacacaaatacacagaccggccgaaacggaaaatgtgatttccaaaaaaacaaaccattaattaaattgaccaaaacgacgtcattttggtacaaggtgcacaatgcattgtgcaccctggtccacgatataaattaccCAAATCACTCTTGTCATCTTGTGGCATAACATAGATTTCCCAGATTTTCGGCTTTGTCAAAGCGGAATTATATCCTAGATTTCATGAACCTGCCACACGCCGTCTATAAAATTGAGTCAATCTAGTCTTGAAACTTAACACCAAACTATATATTTTGTACACAAAGATGTCCATTACAAACTCAAACACGTACAAATGTTCGTGGCAGATATTGAACCATCACTCTACCATTAAAAGCAAGTCTTGTGGGGACGACCTCTCAAAGTAAGGGGGTTCCTTGTGCCCAATCTCAAGTCTTGTGGGGACGACCTCTCAAAGTAAGGGGGTTCCTTGTGCCCAATAAGCAAAGATCTAGCCCCTGTGTTCAGTTGaattatcataatttacatCTTCACATATGCTTTATCGAGTCGAGGTGTGGGGTCTTAGGGTTatggattcaaccttttggaagCAAAAGCAAATCTTGAATGAGACTTCTCATTTACTAAATCAATACATAGAGGcttatgatgatttttttttttttcaactttaataTGTTAGTTTTTACCTACAACTCCTTAACAATGAAACTCGTCCCTAAAAACTTAACCAGTAAAGGATCTTGAAAAATAAGCAAGTCTAGATAAGAGAGGCCAATAATAATCACAAAGAGGAGAACTTGTGATTAACCGACCAACTTATAAGTACAAAAATCAATCTTAACAAATTCCTAAAACTAGTGATTCAAGATTAATCCATCCTGACCCTAAACTAGTGATTCAAAATTGATGTTGGCTCTAAATTAAAACTAGTGATTCTAGATCAAACCTACCCTAAAATTAAACTAGTGAACCAAGACAAGTCATTCTTTAAGATCAAGAGACTCAACATACATGTGATTAAACTAAACATAGTATATggggtacatatatatatccttaaagCCTCAATCTCAGCCCGGCATGCAATTGGCAAAGATTTCACCGGCATCAAAATAGTCTATATATACAGTACTTATTACATATTCAAAATTATCAAGAAGGTTTTtgagatatttatatataagtaaCACTACTTTAAGACTATATCATAGGTCTCAATTCAGGAAATGAGTcagattttttattaataatctgATAGATTTGACCAATTTTAAGAATTGAGACCCTCGAGACAATCTCGTTCATCGTCGAAACACATGCTCCTCACCGGACTGCAGATCAATGCGCCTAATCCAACGTTTCGGAGATTTTAATGTTTTCCCATCATTCACGCCGACATAAGCGATCTCCAATCCGTTCTCCAACGGAAGGCTCACCGATTTCACGATTCGCAGGTTACTGCCGTCCACAGTTCCGCCCCAACAAAATCTCGAACTCGCCGCCGCCGTTGCCGTTTTACTCCCGCCTTTGTACACCAAAACCGCCCCGCGCCGGCTCAGCTTAGCTCGCCGGAAAATCTCGCCGCCGCCGCTCCGCCCTTGAACCACCAGGAAATCCACCGCTTCTAGCCCCTCAACCACCCGCTCCGCCTCCCCCACCACCACGATCTCCGGCAACGCCACGTCAGCTTCTTGCATGGCGCTAATATATTCCCGCCTCGCTGCCTCATCCGCCACCACGCACACGTGGCGCCCGCCGGTGTGCCCCGCCGCCACCGCCAGCCCTAAACTCGTACCTATTCCGCCGCCGTTACTCCGCCGCACCTCCACTATAAGCTTCACGTTGTAGCCGGCGGCCATGGCGGCCAAAAACTCCGCATCGCCGGGATTCTGACCTCCACGCGCCCGTTTAACGGTGTCGATGTAGGCTTTCGACGCCGTTTCCGGCGACCAAACTAGCTTCATctcttccaatttttttttttaatttttttttctctttttgcaGAGATGAAGATGGATGATAAGAGGTTGCTAGATTTGATGATTTATATATAAGATGGCGGctattttctatttaattttaaataatattttggaattatatataaatataaatataaaaaataaaatattaaacccAGTTTCTAGTTGGTAGTTTAAAAACTTTATCAATAAAAACCGTTGACATTTGCACACAGTCATGAGTGACAAGTTCATCCACTAAATGGATTAGAATTAATATGATCCAACCTAGGGTTTATCCAAATAAGatcattttatgattttatctgCCACATaccacaatatataattttataacataaatgaaattgcaatccaaatatagtaaaaatgtttgaattaattatttaacttaAAAATGTGTTCATACTCAACACGTTCAATTTAccttaatattacttttttttttgaacactattgactcagttacaatgtagtatctattcaaaCGCCCTACTGgggatcgaacctgtgacctctcacttgggtgAGCCACAGGCctacagctatgccgcttgaccacaaggcctttggctaaTATTACATTATTTGCTAGCTAATTTGCATCTCTTACTTCTTATTTTGagtcttgattatatttgtGAAAGTGGAATTGAGATGGATTAATGAAGTAATTTGTGAAATTTAGATTTTGAAAACTGTGAAGTTGTgtatattttttgtaaattaattagtTCATTAGCTAATTAGGTTTTTCCAAGatgtatattttcattatttttttagttagcTAATTTGATTGGTATTTGAAAGatgtatattttcattattttttagtttatttttatcttttttacttttttcaacCCAAAGTTAATCCAAAATCTGAATTAATTCGATCAAATctgaagtttaaaaaaaaaatcgacaatTCTAATGCTTAAATTGAACggattgaatatatatatatataacaattaaaaactgaGATCCGAACGGATTTGCAGATTAAAATTCAATCTGTCCGAACCCGTCTAATGCacatgcctatatatatatatatatttatatatatatatagtgtatacacctaataataataataataataataataataataataataataatatatttctaaTACATACAAAATAAGAAATGACAACTA contains these protein-coding regions:
- the LOC116017733 gene encoding uncharacterized protein LOC116017733, coding for MKLVWSPETASKAYIDTVKRARGGQNPGDAEFLAAMAAGYNVKLIVEVRRSNGGGIGTSLGLAVAAGHTGGRHVCVVADEAARREYISAMQEADVALPEIVVVGEAERVVEGLEAVDFLVVQGRSGGGEIFRRAKLSRRGAVLVYKGGSKTATAAASSRFCWGGTVDGSNLRIVKSVSLPLENGLEIAYVGVNDGKTLKSPKRWIRRIDLQSGEEHVFRR
- the LOC116016796 gene encoding leucine-rich repeat receptor-like serine/threonine-protein kinase At1g17230 — its product is MASSISLIFLFLSTQLLGLSLSETSNASTTVSLLMAIKASLDPGNLVLSSWSPNVTDPCSFEGIACNELGQVVNISLQGKGLYGKIPPEIGQLSALSGLYLHFNNLHGIIPKEIALLTQLSDLYLNMNDLSGFIPSEIGNMPNLQVLQLCYNRLDGNIPNKLGSLKNLTVLALQSNQLRGAIPASLGGLTLLTRLDLSFNHLFGSIPVKLSEAPKLEILDLRNNTLSGNVPLGLKRLNEGFRYENNPGLCGTGFPSLALCSDSSLNPTKPEPFGQGSNHLPTKDIPESANIPHQLNQNRKPQAAAVVGIIGLFVILTVAGLFTFSWYRRRKQQIGNTIDISESRVSTDQPKVLCRRSTSPLISLEYSNGWDPLAKDQSGSALSQEVLESFMFNLDEVESATQYFSEMNLLGKSSFSAVYKGTLRDGSTVAVKCISKTSCKSDEAEFRKGLKLLTSLKHENLLRLRGFCCSKGRGECFLIYDFVSNGNLLRYLDVKDDKGKVLDWSTRTAIIKGIARGIEYLHGNKRNKPALVHRNISADKVLIDHLYKPLLSDSGLHKLLADDIVFSTLKGSAANGYLAPEYAITGRFTEKSDMYAFGVIILQILSGSCVVTQSNHQGAELCRFEDFIDAKLGKNFVESEAAKLGKIALLCTHDSPSRRPTIDVVIQELNDLTCSS